TGCGAGGAGCAGGGCTTGCGAGGACTTCATGGCACGATCCTTCGGGCTGAACAGTGAGACAACTCACTATAGACCGTAGGACTTTTTCAGCTTTTCGTCAGGTCTGGCAGCGCGGGCAGAAGACACTGGCCCGCTGGCCCAGCTTCACTTCCCGCAGGCCCGTGCCGCAGACCTTGCAGTGTTCGCCACCGCGGCCGTAGACAAACAGCTCCTGCTGGAAATACCCCGGCTGCCCGTCGCCACCGATGAAGTCGCGCAACGTGGTGCCGCCGCGCTCGATGGCGGCGGCGAGGATGCGTTTGATCTCGATCGCCAGCTTCAGATAACGCGCCCGGGAAATGCCCTTGGCTTCACGGCGCGGATCGATGCCGGCGGCGAATAGCGCTTCGGTCGCGTAAATATTGCCGACCCCCACCACCACCGCGTTGTCCATGATGAACGGCTTGACCGCCATCGACCGGCCGCGTGACAGCTGATACAACCGCTCGCCGTCGAACAGATCGGTCAACGGCTCCGGCCCCAGACGAATCAGCAATTCGTGATTGAGCGGATCGTTGCTCCAGAGCATCGCGCCGAAACGTCGCGGATCGGTGTAGCGCAGGGCCAGACCCGACTCCAGTTCGATATCCACATGCTCATGCTTGGCCGCCGGCATCCCGACTTCTACCAGCCGCAAATTGCCCGACATGCCCAGGTGGCTGATCAGCGTGCCGACTTCGGCATTGATCAGCAGGTACTTGGCGCGCCGCTCGACCAGCACGATGCGCTGCCCGGACAGGCGCACATCGAGGTCTTCGGGAATCGGCCAGCGCAGCCGCCGGTCACGCACGATCACCCGGCTGACGCGCTGGCCTTCCAGGTGCGGGGCGATGCCGCGGCGGGTGGTTTCGACTTCCGGCAATTCAGGCATGAGCGTCTCGAATCTTGAGTGTCTTGATCAGTGTGCGCCGAGTTCGCGGATCGTCTGCTTCAGGGTTTCGAAGTCGTAATCCGAGAGACCGATGTATTCCAGCACCAGCGGCCCGACAGCCTGCCACTCGAAGTCTTCGCTCTGGTTGCCCAGCACCCGGTACGACGCGCAGATGTGCTCGGCCATTTTCAGGATCGCCAGCAGGTTTTTCATCTGACTGTTGCGCGAAGTCTCGTCGCTGAAGATCGCCATGGCGTTGTGGTGGTTGGCGATGGCCGCACTGACGTGCTCCGGCAAGCGCCAGGACTTGGCGGTGTAGTAACCGACCACCGAGTGATTGGTGTTGTAGACATCGTTCTCGGTGTCCACGACCCGGCGTTCGGCACTTGCGTTGGCGTAGGCCTTTTCGAGCGTCGTCATGTAATCCGGGAAACGCTGAAGCATCAACGGCACGCCGCAGTCATGGAACAGGCCCAACGCGTAGGCCTCGTCGCTCGCCTCGGTGCCGACGCGCTTGGCCAGGGTCAGGCAGGTCATGGCCACGTCCTGGGCGGTGTCCCAGAAACGGTTGA
This genomic window from Pseudomonas kribbensis contains:
- the mutM gene encoding bifunctional DNA-formamidopyrimidine glycosylase/DNA-(apurinic or apyrimidinic site) lyase — protein: MPELPEVETTRRGIAPHLEGQRVSRVIVRDRRLRWPIPEDLDVRLSGQRIVLVERRAKYLLINAEVGTLISHLGMSGNLRLVEVGMPAAKHEHVDIELESGLALRYTDPRRFGAMLWSNDPLNHELLIRLGPEPLTDLFDGERLYQLSRGRSMAVKPFIMDNAVVVGVGNIYATEALFAAGIDPRREAKGISRARYLKLAIEIKRILAAAIERGGTTLRDFIGGDGQPGYFQQELFVYGRGGEHCKVCGTGLREVKLGQRASVFCPRCQT
- a CDS encoding HDOD domain-containing protein, whose translation is MPAQPQIMVDLQMEQYMPDPDLETIAKLISQDPGLSGSLLKIVNSPYYGLSNKITSIKRAVNLLGSRSIINLINAQSIKGEMNDDTIVTLNRFWDTAQDVAMTCLTLAKRVGTEASDEAYALGLFHDCGVPLMLQRFPDYMTTLEKAYANASAERRVVDTENDVYNTNHSVVGYYTAKSWRLPEHVSAAIANHHNAMAIFSDETSRNSQMKNLLAILKMAEHICASYRVLGNQSEDFEWQAVGPLVLEYIGLSDYDFETLKQTIRELGAH